One window of the Rhipicephalus sanguineus isolate Rsan-2018 chromosome 2, BIME_Rsan_1.4, whole genome shotgun sequence genome contains the following:
- the LOC119383188 gene encoding transcription termination factor 3, mitochondrial, with protein sequence MASAAFRMWLTSARCLRGRGVVAKRAHLFSFGTPEGAARFCSTPNSKKDATASPKESAHSIGGPEYFKSLYYSSHETAEHPTDSQVTPASEGNPEVFQLPDVAGLENDDLSTLQNELAREAKLDALSEDVDAEFLDTMGPALPKAFNLAAYANKSVTVQRFVELGVDLSVLERKGLGQEIITLDFEKDVEPVIRFLTSHGVPAERLGWWFTKNPHLFREPLENLQVRVDYLLSKRFSPEAVTRILSNAPLFLAFRVNSMDYRLGFLQRVLSLSGAEVRHIVTRYPKLPTCKLHSIECNAFSIKEEMGFTVDEMKQLIMVCPKLLISSRDNIVKAFTYLHKEAGLSHAQLMQFPGILRTRECIYKPRHQFLVKLGRAQFNPKEPNYVSPKALVTGVDAVFCENVAKTSVDKYNEFLRTL encoded by the exons ATGGCGTCTGCGGCCTTCCGCATGTGGCTCACATCTGCGCGATGCCTGCGCGGTCGCGGAGTCGTAGCAAAACGGGCGCATCTCTTCTCCTTTGGAACCCCCGAAGGAGCTGCGAGGTTTTGCTCTAC TCCCAACTCCAAGAAGGATGCTACCGCATCCCCAAAAGAATCAGCTCACAGTATTGGTGGTCCCGAATACTTCAAGTCGCTTTACTATTCGTCTCACGAAACAGCAGAACACCCAACAGACTCTCAAGTGACGCCTGCTTCGGAGGGGAACCCAGAAGTCTTTCAGTTACCCGACGTTGCTGGTCTAGAGAACGATGACCTGAGCACACTGCAAAATGAGCTTGCCCGTGAAGCCAAGTTGGATGCGCTGTCGGAAGACGTTGACGCAGAATTTCTCGATACGATGGGACCTGCTCTTCCTAAGGCTTTCAACCTGGCAGCGTATGCCAACAAGTCTGTCACGGTGCAGCGGTTTGTGGAGCTTGGTGTCGACTTGTCAGTGTTGGAGAGAAAAGGTCTTGGGCAGGAGATAATCACGCTTGACTTTGAAAAGGATGTTGAGCCGGTGATTCGATTCCTTACGTCACATGGTGTGCCAGCCGAGCGGCTCGGATGGTGGTTCACGAAGAATCCGCACCTGTTCCGG GAACCTCTGGAGAACCTCCAGGTGCGAGTCGATTACCTGTTGTCAAAGCGCTTCTCACCAGAGGCCGTGACACGCATCCTGAGCAATGCACCACTGTTTCTCGCCTTCCGTGTGAATAGCATGGACTATCGCCTGGGTTTTCTGCAACGCGTTCTCTCCCTGTCTGGTGCCGAAGTGCGCCACATCGTTACACGGTATCCCAAACTGCCAACGTGCAAGTTACATTCAATTGAG TGCAATGCCTTTTCAATAAAGGAGGAGATGGGCTTCACCGTGGATGAGATGAAGCAGCTGATCATGGTTTGCCCGAAGCTCCTCATCTCCA GCCGTGACAATATCGTCAAAGCCTTCACCTACCTTCACAAGGAAGCAGGCCTGAGCCATGCACAGCTGATGCAATTTCCGGGCATATTGCGAACACGTGAATGCATCTACAAGCCTCGTCACCAATTTCTTGTCAAGCTGGGTCGGGCACAGTTCAACCCAAAAGAGCCCAACTACGTTTCTCCAAAAGCGTTGGTCACTGGTGTTGATGCTGTGTTCTGCGAAAATGTTGCCAAGACATCTGTGGACAAGTACAACGAATTTCTAAGGACACTGTGA